A region from the Actinoplanes sp. OR16 genome encodes:
- a CDS encoding mycoredoxin, which yields MLTMYSTSWCGYCHRLKSQLDREGIAYDVVDIEQDEASAAFVRSVNGGNQTVPTLKFDDGSALTNPSIVQVKQHLATISA from the coding sequence ATGCTGACCATGTACTCGACGTCCTGGTGTGGGTACTGCCACCGTTTGAAGAGCCAGCTCGACCGGGAGGGCATCGCCTACGACGTCGTGGACATCGAGCAGGACGAGGCCTCGGCCGCGTTCGTGCGCAGCGTGAACGGCGGCAACCAGACCGTTCCGACGCTGAAGTTCGACGACGGGTCGGCGCTGACCAACCCGTCGATCGTGCAGGTGAAGCAGCACCTCGCGACGATCTCCGCCTGA
- a CDS encoding phytanoyl-CoA dioxygenase family protein, with translation MTQVEAPAWTQMSAGEREAFDRDGYIVVPSVLSESEIEAGRAAILGYYEKAKAEGKLSPTGALHQLSPVAHVPELAFLLDHPKAFKYIWSLLGWNVHVYHSHIDVHPQLHEEQKQWWHWHQDGGRQNREIETDPRPMMSVKLAYWFSDVSETGRGNFTVLPGSHKTNWLPGPPSRGVPWPQPSGAVQITANAGDLVVFDRRIWHARSDNYSDITRVGAFFGYTPRWIAIRDEVADLPNRPEWSGFTEVQKQLLGGFGNGDGDHQWGHYPESTPLYGALKERGLLDSSIPALIP, from the coding sequence ATGACCCAGGTGGAAGCCCCGGCGTGGACGCAGATGTCCGCGGGGGAGCGGGAGGCGTTCGATCGGGACGGTTACATCGTCGTACCGTCGGTGCTGAGCGAGAGCGAGATCGAGGCGGGCCGGGCCGCGATTCTGGGGTACTACGAGAAGGCGAAGGCCGAGGGCAAGCTCAGCCCCACCGGCGCGCTGCACCAGCTCTCCCCGGTCGCCCACGTGCCCGAGCTGGCCTTCCTGCTCGACCACCCCAAGGCGTTCAAGTACATCTGGTCGCTGCTCGGGTGGAACGTGCACGTCTACCACTCGCACATCGACGTGCACCCGCAGCTCCACGAGGAGCAGAAGCAGTGGTGGCACTGGCACCAGGACGGCGGCCGCCAGAACCGGGAGATCGAGACCGACCCGCGCCCGATGATGTCGGTGAAGCTGGCGTACTGGTTCTCCGACGTGAGCGAGACCGGCCGGGGCAACTTCACCGTCCTGCCCGGCAGCCACAAGACCAACTGGCTTCCCGGCCCGCCGAGCCGCGGCGTGCCGTGGCCGCAGCCTTCAGGTGCGGTCCAGATCACCGCGAACGCGGGTGACCTGGTGGTCTTCGACCGGCGCATCTGGCACGCCCGGTCGGACAACTACTCCGACATCACCCGTGTCGGCGCGTTCTTCGGCTACACCCCGCGCTGGATCGCCATCCGCGACGAGGTCGCCGACCTGCCGAACCGGCCGGAGTGGAGCGGCTTCACCGAGGTGCAGAAGCAGCTGCTCGGCGGCTTCGGCAATGGTGACGGCGACCACCAGTGGGGTCACTACCCGGAGAGCACGCCGCTCTACGGCGCTCTCAAGGAGAGGGGCCTGCTCGACTCGAGCATCCCCGCACTGATCCCCTGA
- the nudC gene encoding NAD(+) diphosphatase: protein MTEPEQPDLGEQPGTPPLARTTLDRAAHRRKDDAWLADAWTRGLVLVVDLAKGGRALVTDRPDGGVALVLAPSSASPDAERWFLGVDADGTPVWTVDASVEASADQRAVTLRDSGHLLDDRDAGLFTAAVALGNWHRSHAFSPRTGQPTTVVEAGWARADPEGRLMWPRTDPAMIVLVHDGVPGPGGRCLLGHNAAWPATPDGVRRFSCLAGYVEPGESAEASVVREVQEEVGIKLTSLQYAGSQSWPFPGSLMLGFHAVADPAQPFVLDPEEIDEAHWFTRDAIAKMIAGGYVDPESGVPMSLPMRSSIAFYLIEKWLHG, encoded by the coding sequence GTGACCGAACCCGAACAGCCAGACCTGGGTGAGCAACCCGGCACCCCGCCGCTGGCACGTACCACCCTGGACCGCGCCGCCCACCGGCGGAAGGACGACGCCTGGCTTGCGGACGCGTGGACGCGCGGCCTGGTCCTCGTCGTCGACCTCGCCAAGGGCGGCCGAGCCCTGGTCACCGATCGCCCGGACGGCGGTGTCGCCCTCGTGCTGGCGCCGTCGTCCGCGTCGCCCGACGCCGAGCGCTGGTTCCTCGGCGTCGACGCCGACGGCACCCCGGTCTGGACCGTTGACGCTTCCGTGGAGGCGTCCGCGGATCAGCGGGCCGTCACTCTCCGCGACAGCGGCCACCTGCTCGACGATCGGGACGCCGGTCTGTTCACCGCGGCGGTCGCGCTCGGCAACTGGCATCGCAGCCACGCGTTCTCGCCGCGTACCGGCCAGCCGACCACCGTCGTGGAGGCCGGCTGGGCGCGGGCCGACCCGGAGGGCCGGCTCATGTGGCCGCGCACCGACCCGGCGATGATCGTGCTGGTGCACGACGGCGTCCCCGGCCCGGGCGGCCGCTGCCTGCTCGGGCACAACGCGGCCTGGCCCGCCACCCCCGACGGCGTACGCCGGTTCTCCTGCCTCGCCGGTTACGTCGAACCGGGGGAGTCGGCCGAGGCCTCGGTGGTCCGCGAGGTGCAGGAGGAGGTCGGCATCAAGCTGACCTCGCTGCAGTACGCGGGCAGCCAGTCCTGGCCGTTCCCGGGCTCGCTGATGCTCGGCTTCCACGCCGTCGCCGACCCCGCCCAGCCGTTCGTCCTCGACCCGGAGGAGATCGACGAGGCGCACTGGTTCACCCGGGACGCGATCGCCAAGATGATCGCCGGTGGTTACGTCGACCCGGAGAGCGGCGTCCCGATGAGCCTGCCGATGCGATCGTCGATCGCCTTCTACCTGATCGAGAAGTGGCTGCACGGTTAA
- a CDS encoding pitrilysin family protein, producing the protein MSAKTLPDLIPDADLHLPREAERRLPSGLTVIAIRRSAVPLVELRLRIPFGRAPLAPATLLSQAIFTGTSTLSSIDIAAELQAVGGSLGAALDPDRLLISGNALADGLDRTLELLAGVLTDATFPAEEVGVERERLVDHIQVALSQPAHLARVALLKRIYDTHPYAVQTPTPDEVRAVEPGALRQLHAERVRPAGATLVLVGDIDPDQAIDVAEKVLGGWTGGAPDGVIPPIPSIETGPLLLVDRPGSVQSSLRLALPGVTRTDPDYAAVTVANLIFGGYFSSRWVENIREDKGYTYGSHSGIEHFVAGSTWSGSAEVATEVTGPSLLETVYELGRIASLPPGEEELEQARRYALGTLRLSMSTQAGLAGLASMYAGFGLRLEHLREHSEALAAVTREEVFAAGAKYLAPSRAVTVVLGDADKIESQLSVLTAVERSRE; encoded by the coding sequence ATGAGCGCCAAGACTCTGCCCGACCTGATCCCGGACGCCGATCTGCACCTGCCTCGCGAGGCGGAGCGGCGGCTGCCCAGCGGGCTCACCGTCATCGCGATCCGGCGGTCGGCGGTTCCGCTCGTCGAGCTGCGGCTGCGGATCCCGTTCGGGCGGGCGCCGCTGGCCCCGGCCACCCTGCTCTCGCAGGCGATCTTCACCGGTACGAGCACGCTGTCGAGCATCGACATCGCGGCCGAACTGCAGGCCGTCGGCGGCAGCCTGGGCGCCGCCCTCGACCCGGACCGCCTGCTGATCAGCGGCAACGCGCTCGCCGACGGCCTGGACCGGACGCTGGAGCTGCTGGCCGGCGTGCTGACCGACGCCACGTTCCCGGCCGAGGAGGTCGGCGTCGAGCGCGAGCGCCTGGTCGACCACATCCAGGTCGCGCTGAGCCAGCCCGCGCATCTGGCCCGGGTGGCGCTGCTCAAGAGGATCTACGACACCCATCCGTACGCGGTGCAGACGCCCACGCCGGACGAGGTCCGTGCTGTGGAGCCCGGTGCGCTGCGCCAGCTGCACGCCGAGCGCGTCCGCCCGGCCGGCGCGACGCTCGTCCTGGTCGGCGACATCGACCCGGACCAGGCGATCGACGTCGCGGAGAAGGTGCTCGGCGGCTGGACCGGCGGGGCGCCGGACGGCGTCATCCCGCCCATCCCGTCGATCGAGACCGGCCCGCTGCTGCTCGTCGACCGGCCCGGTTCGGTCCAGTCGTCGCTGCGGCTCGCGCTGCCCGGCGTCACCCGGACCGACCCGGACTACGCCGCCGTCACGGTGGCCAACCTGATCTTCGGCGGCTACTTCTCCTCCCGCTGGGTGGAGAACATCCGGGAGGACAAGGGGTACACGTACGGCTCGCACTCCGGCATCGAGCACTTCGTGGCCGGCTCCACCTGGTCCGGCTCGGCCGAGGTCGCCACCGAGGTGACCGGCCCGTCGCTGCTGGAGACCGTCTACGAGCTGGGCCGCATCGCCAGCCTCCCGCCCGGCGAGGAGGAGCTCGAGCAGGCCCGGCGCTACGCCCTGGGCACCCTGCGGCTGAGCATGTCCACCCAGGCCGGGCTCGCCGGTCTCGCCAGCATGTACGCGGGCTTCGGCCTTCGCCTCGAGCACCTCCGCGAACACTCGGAGGCGCTCGCCGCTGTCACCCGGGAGGAGGTGTTCGCGGCCGGAGCGAAGTACCTCGCCCCCTCCCGTGCGGTTACCGTGGTGCTCGGCGACGCCGACAAGATCGAGTCGCAATTGTCCGTACTGACGGCCGTGGAGCGCAGCAGAGAGTGA
- a CDS encoding pitrilysin family protein, producing the protein MAPRIKIPATKYPVERFTLGNGLRVVLSPDRSAPVVGVAVVYDVGIRSEPEGRTGFAHLFEHLMFQGSENLEKLAHFRHVQGAGGTFNGSTHLDYTDYYEELPSGGLERALFLEADRMRGPRLTEENLRNQVDVVKEEIRVNVLNRPYGGFPWLKLPPVMFDTFANAHDGYGSFEDLESATVEDAQGFFDRYYACGNAVLSVAGDFDVAEATAMIERHFGDVPARPAPSLPDFAEPGLTEEKRESYIDRIAPLPAVAAGWGVPDPIGDFTGYLPYAVLAEVLTDGDASRLVERLVQRDRAATNLGGYIGFMGDEYQVRNPTALLLQAHMPPGGDAGKVLQTIDEELDRLVTDGLKPGELDRTQARMATRLLQGTDDVLGRAQPMAVLELQRGRPGLLNELPKLVSEVTDEQIVAAAATLRPERRASVEVIPGAAQ; encoded by the coding sequence GTGGCGCCCAGAATCAAGATCCCCGCGACGAAATATCCGGTCGAGCGATTCACCCTCGGCAATGGTCTGCGTGTGGTCCTCTCCCCGGATCGCAGCGCTCCGGTGGTCGGCGTGGCCGTCGTCTACGACGTCGGCATCCGCAGTGAACCGGAAGGCCGGACCGGCTTCGCCCACCTCTTCGAGCACCTGATGTTCCAGGGCTCGGAGAACCTGGAGAAGCTGGCCCACTTCCGGCACGTGCAGGGCGCCGGCGGCACCTTCAACGGCTCGACCCACCTCGACTACACGGACTACTACGAGGAGCTGCCGTCCGGCGGTCTCGAGCGCGCGCTCTTCCTCGAAGCGGACCGGATGCGTGGCCCCCGGCTCACCGAGGAGAACCTGCGCAACCAGGTGGACGTGGTCAAGGAGGAGATCCGGGTCAACGTGCTGAACCGGCCGTACGGCGGGTTCCCGTGGCTCAAGCTGCCCCCGGTCATGTTCGACACGTTCGCGAACGCCCACGACGGCTACGGTTCGTTCGAAGACCTGGAGAGCGCCACCGTCGAGGACGCGCAGGGCTTCTTCGACCGCTACTACGCCTGCGGCAACGCGGTGCTCTCGGTCGCCGGCGACTTCGACGTGGCCGAGGCGACCGCGATGATCGAGCGGCACTTCGGCGACGTGCCGGCCCGTCCCGCGCCGTCGCTGCCGGACTTCGCCGAGCCCGGCCTCACCGAGGAGAAGCGCGAGTCGTACATCGACCGCATCGCGCCGCTGCCCGCCGTCGCGGCCGGCTGGGGCGTGCCGGACCCGATCGGCGACTTCACCGGCTACCTGCCGTACGCGGTGCTCGCCGAGGTGCTCACCGACGGCGACGCCTCCCGGCTCGTGGAGCGCCTGGTCCAGCGCGACCGGGCGGCCACCAACCTCGGCGGCTACATCGGCTTCATGGGCGACGAATACCAGGTACGCAACCCCACGGCCCTGTTGCTCCAGGCGCACATGCCGCCCGGCGGCGACGCCGGCAAGGTGCTGCAGACCATCGACGAGGAACTCGACCGGCTGGTCACCGACGGCCTCAAGCCCGGTGAGCTGGACCGCACGCAGGCCCGGATGGCGACCCGCCTGCTGCAGGGCACCGACGACGTGCTCGGCCGGGCCCAGCCGATGGCCGTCCTGGAGCTGCAGCGCGGCCGCCCGGGCCTGCTCAACGAGCTGCCCAAGCTGGTCAGCGAGGTGACCGACGAGCAGATCGTCGCCGCCGCGGCCACCCTGCGGCCCGAGCGCCGCGCCAGCGTCGAAGTCATCCCGGGAGCTGCCCAATGA
- a CDS encoding Rrf2 family transcriptional regulator yields MYVSARTDYAVRAMLAVTAEHPHLVKAAGLAAAQDIPLSFLQGILLDLRRAGLLHSHRGVDGGYALARPAEEITVGDVVRAVGGALTTVRGLPTSTATYHGAATALHDVWIAVEAAIEGVVDHKTLAELSQNSIKKN; encoded by the coding sequence GTGTACGTATCGGCTCGCACGGACTACGCCGTACGCGCAATGCTCGCGGTCACCGCTGAACACCCCCACCTGGTCAAAGCCGCAGGTCTGGCCGCTGCCCAGGACATCCCGCTCAGTTTCCTGCAAGGAATCCTGCTCGATCTGCGCCGCGCCGGGCTGCTGCACAGCCACCGCGGTGTGGACGGCGGGTACGCCTTGGCCCGCCCGGCCGAGGAGATCACCGTCGGCGACGTGGTCCGCGCCGTCGGGGGTGCCCTCACCACAGTCCGGGGGCTACCCACGTCCACGGCGACCTACCACGGTGCGGCGACGGCGCTGCACGACGTGTGGATCGCCGTCGAGGCGGCCATCGAGGGTGTAGTCGACCACAAGACCCTGGCCGAACTCTCTCAGAACTCGATAAAGAAGAACTAG
- a CDS encoding ABC transporter substrate-binding protein produces the protein MSSRTVRALALASAAVVASTALAACGSDDANTAEGTSGAAAEAKTINLGYFPNITHAPALVGVNKGIFSEALGSATTLETKTFNAGPAAIEALLSGAIDATYIGPNPAINGWSTSKGTALKIIAGSTSGGAGLVVKEGINTPADLKGKKIATPQLGNTQDVALRAWLKENGLNADTNGGGDVSVLPQDNATAIQAFAQGTIDGAWVPEPNYSKLILESKGKVLVDEKTLWPNQEFVTTHLIVSQKFLKEYPGTVKKLLQGHVNAVKYIKDNSADAQTAANAQIEALSGKALKPEILAAAFQNLKFTYDPIASSLYTSAKHAEEVGLLKPVDLKGIYDLGPLNELLKADGQPEVSDAAAS, from the coding sequence ATGAGCTCCCGCACCGTACGTGCGCTTGCCCTTGCCTCGGCCGCGGTCGTGGCCTCTACCGCTCTGGCCGCTTGCGGATCCGACGACGCCAACACCGCCGAGGGCACCAGCGGCGCCGCCGCCGAAGCCAAGACGATCAACCTCGGTTACTTCCCGAACATCACCCACGCGCCCGCCCTGGTCGGCGTGAACAAGGGCATCTTCTCCGAGGCGCTCGGCAGCGCCACCACCCTGGAGACGAAGACCTTCAACGCCGGTCCGGCCGCCATCGAGGCGCTGCTGTCCGGCGCGATCGACGCCACCTACATCGGCCCGAACCCGGCGATCAACGGCTGGTCCACCTCCAAGGGCACCGCGCTGAAGATCATCGCGGGCAGCACCTCGGGCGGCGCCGGCCTGGTGGTCAAGGAGGGCATCAACACGCCCGCCGACCTCAAGGGCAAGAAGATCGCCACCCCGCAGCTCGGCAACACCCAGGACGTCGCGCTGCGCGCCTGGCTGAAGGAGAACGGCCTCAACGCCGACACCAACGGCGGCGGCGACGTCTCGGTGCTCCCGCAGGACAACGCGACGGCGATCCAGGCCTTCGCGCAGGGCACCATCGACGGCGCCTGGGTGCCGGAGCCCAACTACAGCAAGCTGATCCTGGAGTCCAAGGGCAAGGTCCTGGTCGACGAGAAGACCCTGTGGCCGAACCAGGAGTTCGTGACCACGCACCTGATCGTCAGCCAGAAGTTCCTGAAGGAATACCCCGGCACGGTCAAGAAGCTGCTCCAGGGCCACGTCAACGCGGTCAAGTACATCAAGGACAACAGCGCCGACGCGCAGACCGCGGCGAACGCCCAGATCGAGGCGCTCTCCGGCAAGGCGCTGAAGCCGGAGATCCTGGCCGCCGCGTTCCAGAACCTGAAGTTCACCTACGACCCGATCGCGTCCTCGCTCTACACGAGCGCCAAGCACGCGGAAGAGGTCGGCCTGCTCAAGCCGGTCGACCTGAAGGGCATCTACGACCTCGGCCCGCTGAACGAGCTGCTGAAGGCTGACGGTCAGCCCGAGGTCAGCGACGCCGCGGCGTCCTGA
- a CDS encoding ABC transporter ATP-binding protein yields MSTVVRIDDVTKVYGSGGNALLALDHISLDVQQGEFVCLLGASGCGKSTLLSLVAGLDDITTGTLDIGGRHVALMFQEAALFPWLSVAGNVELPLRLQGVGRAERKKRAEELLEIVRLSGFGGKRPHELSGGMRQRVALARALAQNADVLLMDEPFGALDAMTRDILHDELERIWREQELTVLFVTHNVREAVRLGDRVVLLSSRPGRVIEDYKIDHPRPRRIDSTEVSSQAAEITDRLRAEVARHAN; encoded by the coding sequence ATGAGCACGGTAGTCCGGATCGACGACGTCACCAAGGTGTACGGCTCGGGGGGCAACGCTCTGCTCGCCCTCGATCACATCTCACTCGACGTCCAGCAGGGAGAGTTCGTCTGCTTGCTGGGCGCGTCCGGCTGCGGCAAGAGCACGCTGCTCTCGCTGGTCGCCGGCCTCGACGACATCACCACCGGCACCCTGGACATCGGCGGGCGCCACGTCGCGCTGATGTTCCAGGAGGCCGCCCTCTTCCCCTGGCTCTCGGTGGCCGGCAACGTCGAGCTGCCGCTGCGGCTCCAGGGCGTCGGCCGGGCCGAGCGCAAGAAGCGGGCCGAGGAACTGCTCGAGATCGTCCGGCTCAGCGGGTTCGGCGGCAAGCGGCCGCACGAGCTCTCCGGCGGCATGCGCCAGCGCGTCGCCCTGGCCCGGGCCCTCGCCCAGAACGCCGACGTCCTGCTGATGGACGAGCCGTTCGGCGCGCTCGACGCGATGACCCGGGACATCCTGCACGACGAGCTGGAGCGGATCTGGCGCGAGCAGGAGCTCACCGTTCTCTTCGTGACCCACAACGTGCGCGAGGCGGTCCGCCTCGGCGACCGGGTCGTGCTGCTCAGCAGCCGGCCGGGCCGGGTCATCGAGGACTACAAGATCGACCACCCGCGCCCCCGGCGCATCGACTCCACCGAGGTCTCGAGCCAGGCCGCCGAGATCACCGACCGGCTCCGCGCGGAGGTCGCCCGCCATGCCAACTGA
- a CDS encoding ABC transporter permease, with amino-acid sequence MPTEQHSATGAALQGAVAPDAFPPPLPAEPVDLEAADRVSGLDALELAPKKDKGKLGKRIWHSTWPKLLAVAIVIAIWQAAVLAEWKPIYVLPAPLDVFSVLKDLITTADFWDGVRLTMTRAITGFFLAVLIGTIIGAAVSRFAPLRAAIGSLITGLQTMPSIMWFPLAILLFQLGESAIMFVVVLGAAPSVANGLISGIDYVPRTWLRVGKVMGMKGLAQYRHLILPASLPSFVSGLKQGWAFSWRSLMAGELLVIVPGTVSIGVRMQNARDLSDSALVISYIIVVLIIGILIDQFFNAADNALRKRWGLTGN; translated from the coding sequence ATGCCAACTGAGCAGCACTCCGCCACCGGCGCCGCCCTCCAGGGCGCTGTCGCCCCGGACGCGTTCCCGCCTCCGCTGCCGGCCGAGCCGGTCGATCTCGAAGCGGCCGACCGGGTCAGCGGCCTGGACGCTCTCGAACTCGCGCCGAAGAAGGACAAGGGCAAGCTCGGCAAGCGGATCTGGCACAGCACCTGGCCGAAACTGCTGGCCGTCGCGATCGTCATCGCGATCTGGCAGGCCGCCGTCCTGGCCGAGTGGAAGCCGATCTACGTGCTGCCGGCTCCGCTCGACGTCTTCTCGGTCCTCAAGGACCTGATCACCACCGCCGACTTCTGGGACGGCGTCCGGCTCACCATGACCCGGGCCATCACCGGCTTCTTCCTGGCCGTGCTGATCGGCACGATCATCGGCGCGGCGGTCTCCCGGTTCGCGCCGCTGCGGGCAGCGATCGGCTCGCTGATCACCGGCCTGCAGACCATGCCGTCGATCATGTGGTTCCCGCTCGCCATCCTGCTGTTCCAGCTCGGCGAGAGCGCGATCATGTTCGTGGTCGTCCTCGGTGCGGCCCCTTCGGTGGCGAACGGCCTGATCAGCGGCATCGACTACGTACCCCGCACCTGGTTGCGCGTCGGCAAGGTGATGGGAATGAAGGGCCTCGCGCAGTACCGGCACCTGATCCTGCCGGCCTCGCTGCCGTCCTTCGTCTCCGGCCTGAAGCAGGGCTGGGCGTTCTCCTGGCGCAGCCTGATGGCCGGTGAGCTGCTGGTCATCGTGCCGGGGACGGTCTCCATCGGCGTGCGGATGCAGAACGCCCGCGACCTGTCGGACAGCGCCCTGGTGATCAGCTACATCATCGTCGTCCTGATCATCGGCATCCTGATCGACCAGTTCTTCAACGCGGCCGACAACGCCCTCCGCAAGCGCTGGGGTCTCACCGGCAACTAG